A single region of the Triticum dicoccoides isolate Atlit2015 ecotype Zavitan chromosome 2B, WEW_v2.0, whole genome shotgun sequence genome encodes:
- the LOC119368057 gene encoding putative wall-associated receptor kinase-like 16 → MQVFLKLCFGLVLLVAKYAPGTAVPSLDCRRQCGTVEIPYPFGIGLDCSLSQGFNISCKVQDGVSKPFKGDFEVVDISLTHGTIRVLNYITAYCYNTSTTSMKFFGRRGYVGRPSSLYRLSDVQNRFTVIGCNALAFISDYNGTGYQGLGVATCRNLSDLADGFCSGMGCSQTAIPKRMFYYDTTFLRAVNTSEIWEFNRCSYAVLMEAAAFKFSTTYINTNNFNDTYNGRVPMVLDWAMRDVKSCDVAKQNMTGAYACLSTNSKCVDSTNDQGYTCNCTNGYEGNPYLQDGCKDVNECSHDPCPSDGYCQNIVGEYRCSCRLGKKYVNESNTCNPNIGLIIGVIMGLFGLMVIIMIIVFWGQMRIQMTKLNKVKQEYFRQHGGLILFDRMKSEKGLAFTIFSEAQLIRATDNFNSSRILGKGGHGTVYKGIINNMPAAIKRCAVVDERQKKEFGQEMLILSQINHKHVVKLLGCCLEVEVPILVYEFVLNDTLFELIHGKNQALQISFSSLLRIAHEAAEGLNFLHSFASPPIIHGDVKTSNILLDDNYMAKVSDFGASILAPSDKEQFVTMVKGTCGYLDPEYMQTCQLTDKSDVYSFGVILLEILTGQLPLKLEGSEKQRSLALIFLSAMKENNLNDVLVSHVKGQQSTELLTGLADLAKKCLDMCGDNRPSMKEVADELNRMRKLSLHPWVRLDVDPEAENLLGRESTSGYEIELSGYPVGESENQPINPRSSYYAR, encoded by the exons ATGCAAGTGTTTTTGAAGCTTTGCTTCGGTCTCGTATTGCTTGTAGCAAAGTATGCACCTGGAACTGCGGTTCCTAGTTTAGATTGCCGAAGGCAGTGTGGTACCGTTGAGATACCGTACCCATTCGGTATCGGACTGGACTGCTCACTCTCTCAAGGCTTCAACATCAGTTGCAAGGTCCAAGATGGCGTCTCCAAGCCATTCAAAGGCGACTTTGAGGTGGTGGACATTTCCTTGACTCATGGCACGATCCGGGTGCTAAATTACATCACGGCCTACTGTTACAACACCTCTACAACGAGCATGAAGTTTTTCGGCCGTCGTGGCTATGTAGGTCGACCTTCCTCTCTCTACCGGCTCTCTGACGTTCAGAACAGGTTCACCGTCATCGGGTGCAACGCCCTCGCCTTTATCTCCGACTACAATGGCACTGGATATCAGGGCTTGGGTGTCGCAACGTGCCGCAACTTGTCAGACTTAGCAGACGGATTTTGCTCTGGTATGGGCTGCTCCCAGACTGCAATACCAAAGAGGATGTTTTACTACGACACAACCTTCTTGAGAGCGGTCAACACAAGTGAAATCTGGGAGTTCAACCGCTGCAGCTATGCGGTACTGATGGAGGCAGCGGCATTCAAGTTCAGTACTACTTACATAAACACCAACAATTTCAATGACACATATAATGGAAGGGTGCCTATGGTTCTTGATTGGGCTATGAGAGATGTGAAGTCATGTGATGTTGCAAAACAGAATATGACTGGTGCTTATGCATGCCTTAGCACCAACAGTAAGTGTGTGGATTCCACCAATGATCAAGGGTACACATGCAATTGCACCAATGGTTATGAAGGCAACCCTTATCTTCAAGACGGATGCAAAG ATGTTAATGAATGCAGTCACGACCCATGCCCTTCAGATGGTTATTGTCAAAATATCGTTGGAGAATACCGGTGTTCTTGTCGACTTGGAAAAAAATATGTCAACGAAAGCAATACATGCAACCCCAATATCGGCTTAATAATAG GAGTTATAATGGGATTATTCGGCCTGATGGTTATCATCATGATCATTGTCTTCTGGGGACAGATGAGAATTCAAATGACAAAACTTAACAAAGTTAAGCAGGAGTATTTTCGCCAGCATGGAGGCTTGATTTTGTTTGATAGGATGAAATCAGAGAAAGGTCTTGCTTTTACTATATTTTCAGAAGCTCAACTCATACGCGCCACCGACAACTTCAATAGTAGCAGAATACTTGGAAAAGGAGGCCATGGGACAGTCTATAAAGGGATAATAAACAACATGCCAGCGGCAATTAAAAGATGTGCAGTGGTTGATGAAAGACAAAAGAAGGAATTCGGCCAAGAGATGCTCATTTTATCTCAAATCAATCACAAGCATGTTGTCAAGCTCTTGGGTTGTTGTCTTGAGGTGGAAGTTCCAATTCTGGTATATGAGTTTGTCCTAAATGATACACTGTTCGAGCTTATCCATGGCAAGAACCAAGCATTGCAAATATCCTTCAGTTCTCTCTTAAGGATTGCTCATGAAGCAGCTGAAGGACTTAACTTCCTCCATTCATTTGCATCTCCCCCAATAATTCATGGTGATGTGAAAACTTCCAACATCTTGCTTGATGATAACTATATGGCCAAGGTGTCAGACTTTGGAGCCTCCATACTAGCCCCATCTGACAAAGAGCAGTTTGTCACAATGGTTAAAGGTACTTGTGGTTACCTTGATCCAGAATACATGCAAACATGCCAGTTAACAGACAAAAGCGATGTGTATAGCTTTGGAGTTATCCTTTTAGAGATTCTCACGGGTCAGTTGCCACTAAAGCTCGAGGGGTCTGAGAAGCAAAGAAGCTTGGCATTGATTTTCTTGTCTGCAATGAAGGAGAATAACCTAAATGATGTGCTGGTTAGCCATGTAAAAGGCCAACAAAGCACGGAGTTGCTGACGGGACTTGCAGACCTCGCTAAGAAATGCCTAGATATGTGTGGTGACAACAGACCATCTATGAAAGAGGTCGCTGATGAGCTCAACAGAATGAGGAAACTTTCACTGCATCCTTGGGTACGGCTCGATGTTGATCCAGAAGCAGAAAACCTTCTTGGACGGGAATCTACTAGTGGGTATGAAATAGAATTAAGTGGGTATCCTGTGGGTGAAAGTGAGAACCAACCCATAAATCCAAGAAGTTCATATTATGCAAGGTGA